In Meiothermus cerbereus DSM 11376, the genomic window AAGGTTTACCTACGGGGTCTGGCCTTTCCGGTCTGGGTCAGTTGGTACCGCTACCCTCTGCCCAAGGGGAAATGGGAATGGCGGTATGTGGTGGCCACCTTTCCCGCCAGCGGAAGGACGGTGCTCCTGTGGGGCAGGCGGAGGTTCAGCATCGAGCATTTCTTCAAGGCCATGAAAAGCGAGTTTTCTTTGGGGCAATTCGGCCAGAGAACCCCCTTAGGGGTGCATCGCTTCCTGGTGCTTTGCTTTCTCGCCTACCTGCTGGCGCACTGGGTGCGGATGGAGCAGGAGGGAGAGGGGCTGACCTGGCGGGAGGCGGCCAGGGAGTCCCTGCGCCTTCTCTTGCCCGGACTTGTAGCTCAGGCGGCACTGGGGGAACTTCATGCCCTAGGCCTCTGG contains:
- a CDS encoding transposase; its protein translation is KVYLRGLAFPVWVSWYRYPLPKGKWEWRYVVATFPASGRTVLLWGRRRFSIEHFFKAMKSEFSLGQFGQRTPLGVHRFLVLCFLAYLLAHWVRMEQEGEGLTWREAARESLRLLLPGLVAQAALGELHALGLWHPPPDEVRGKAGLCRLCKRCKF